The segment GCGGCCCCATGCGGTCCAGGTCAACATCCTGGACTGCCTGATCGGCACGCCGATCTGGGACGATCTGACCCGCGAGGGAATCGTCGCGCCGGAGGACTGGAAGCGCAACCACCGAATCTGGGAGTACCATGAAGACGGGCTCACCCGGGACCTGCTCGGGAAGCTGTCCGAGGACGCGTACGCGGCCCACATCCAGGGATGGCAGAGCAAAGGGGGGCTCAAGGACTTCGTCCGGTTGATGGGCGTGAACCGCACGGGCCGCAAGGTGGTCCTCGGCAACCTCTTCAACCCGAATGTCCGGCGGCGGCTCACGGAAGGCTACCAGGCCAGCACGACGTGAGCCCCCCCCCGCGGGCCAAACGCTGATAAGGCAGCGGCGGGAGTGGTCTCGCGATCCGTTGCCTGCCCCGACCCAGAGGAGCCGCCTGCAAGCTCTCGCCCTCACGTCGTTGGCCCACGCGACGAACGACGGCATGGTCATCTTCGTCTCCTTCGCCGCGGACTTCTTGGCCCAAGCGCGGGGCGCTCCCCCGCTCGAGGCGACCGCGTTGCTGGTCCTGTTCAACGGAGCCTCGGCCGTCCTCAGTCTCGTCGTCGGCCGTTGGGCGGATCGCAGCGGGCGGCCCGGAACGCTCATCGGGGTGGGGATGGGCCTTCTGTCCGCCGGCCTCCTCGGATTCTACCTGGCCCTCGTGTACGCGGACGGCCTTGCGCTGATCGGCGCCGTCGTGGCGTCCTCCCTGCTCGCAGGGCTCGGGAGTGCGTTCTACCATCCCCTGGGCGCGACGATTCTCCAGTCGACCTACGAGGACGCGACGAGGGGCCGGGCGCTCGGGGCCAACGGATCCATCGGGAGCGTGGGCCGTGCCCTCTACCCGTCCCTGTTCTTTCTCGTCCCGATCCTCGCGACGGACTACGACCGGTTCGCGGTCTTCGCGGCGCTCGGATTCGCCGTGTCGGGAATCCTCTGGGCGGGCCTCCGAGGGTGGCGGTCGCCAAGCCGACCGCGGGTCGAGGATCCCCTCCCGACGCAAGGCGGGGAACACACGCTCCGAAGCGCCGCGACCCGGGGCGCGGTCCTCCTGACCGTCGTCGTGTTCGTGCGTTCCATGGCGACCCAAGGCATCGTCAGCTTCCTTCCAATCTACATCAGCCACGTCCAGGGGGCGGGCCTCACGTCGGTCCTGGGCGACACGGTCACCACGATGTACGTGCCCGCGATCTTCGGGCAGCCCGTCTTCGGCTGGCTCGTGGACCGCTTCGACCGGCGACTCGTCCTCGGACTCAGCTCGTTGGCCTCCGGGATGTCCATCCTCGGGTATCTGTTCTCGGGAGGATGGGCGTCCCTTGCGTTCCTCGCCCTCTTCGGCCTCTTCACGTTCAGCGGCTTCCCGCTGTTCCTCTCCCTGGCGGCCGACTACGTCCCCCGAGACAAGGCGTCGTTGGGAAACGCGATCGTGTGGGGTGCCGGAGCCTCCGGCGGAAGCGTGGCGGGTCCCCTGGTGGCCGGAGCAATCATCGCGTCCAACTACGCGCTCCTAGGCCTCGCGTTCGAGGTACTCGCCGGGGTGGCCCTCGTCTCCGCGGTCGGCACTGCGCTCCTGCCGCGCGCCTCGACGCGTAGACTTCCACGCGGGGTCGACTAGGGAGCCGACCGTGCCGCGGCGCGTCGAATGCCCGCTTTCCTCGCGCGCCGATGCTGGCTTCGACACGCTTATATAGCTCCCTCC is part of the Thermoplasmata archaeon genome and harbors:
- a CDS encoding MFS transporter — encoded protein: MPAPTQRSRLQALALTSLAHATNDGMVIFVSFAADFLAQARGAPPLEATALLVLFNGASAVLSLVVGRWADRSGRPGTLIGVGMGLLSAGLLGFYLALVYADGLALIGAVVASSLLAGLGSAFYHPLGATILQSTYEDATRGRALGANGSIGSVGRALYPSLFFLVPILATDYDRFAVFAALGFAVSGILWAGLRGWRSPSRPRVEDPLPTQGGEHTLRSAATRGAVLLTVVVFVRSMATQGIVSFLPIYISHVQGAGLTSVLGDTVTTMYVPAIFGQPVFGWLVDRFDRRLVLGLSSLASGMSILGYLFSGGWASLAFLALFGLFTFSGFPLFLSLAADYVPRDKASLGNAIVWGAGASGGSVAGPLVAGAIIASNYALLGLAFEVLAGVALVSAVGTALLPRASTRRLPRGVD